In the genome of Streptomyces racemochromogenes, one region contains:
- a CDS encoding DUF3027 domain-containing protein has translation MSAATTRSRTPRTPRTPAPDRLCAEAVEFARAAAEEAAHPGVVGEHVSVVAEGDRVVTHFFECKEPGYRGWRWAVTVTRASRAKNVTLDETVLLPGDDALLAPEWVPWSERLRPGDMGPGDLLPTDADDLRLEPGWSGEDAPPPNSVVSSEMAELVEAEDADVTDRAVVPARGSITAVAEELGMRRARVLSRYGLHTAADRWDESFGAKTPMAQAAPASCVSCGFLVAIGGSLGQAFGVCANEFGPADGRLVSLSYGCGGHSEAAVMPKPPRPAPPVLDSMATDEFPLRPAPDTGSVPSADLPSADLGHS, from the coding sequence GTGAGTGCTGCGACGACGCGAAGCCGTACCCCGCGTACCCCGCGTACGCCCGCCCCGGACCGCCTCTGCGCCGAGGCGGTCGAGTTCGCCCGCGCGGCGGCTGAGGAGGCCGCCCACCCCGGTGTGGTGGGCGAGCACGTCTCCGTCGTAGCGGAGGGCGACCGGGTCGTCACCCACTTCTTCGAGTGCAAGGAGCCGGGCTACCGCGGCTGGCGCTGGGCCGTCACCGTGACCCGCGCCTCCCGCGCGAAGAACGTCACCCTCGACGAAACGGTGCTCCTTCCCGGCGACGACGCGCTCCTCGCCCCCGAATGGGTGCCGTGGAGCGAGCGGCTGCGCCCGGGCGACATGGGCCCGGGCGACCTGCTGCCGACGGACGCCGACGACCTGCGCCTGGAGCCGGGCTGGTCCGGGGAGGACGCGCCGCCGCCGAACTCGGTCGTCTCCAGCGAGATGGCGGAACTGGTCGAGGCCGAGGACGCCGACGTCACGGACCGCGCGGTCGTCCCGGCGCGAGGTTCGATCACCGCCGTGGCCGAGGAGCTCGGCATGCGCCGCGCCCGCGTCCTGTCGCGGTACGGGCTGCACACGGCGGCCGACCGCTGGGACGAGTCCTTCGGGGCGAAGACGCCGATGGCGCAGGCCGCGCCCGCGTCGTGCGTCTCGTGCGGCTTCCTCGTGGCGATCGGGGGATCGCTGGGGCAGGCCTTCGGGGTCTGCGCCAACGAGTTCGGTCCGGCGGACGGACGGCTCGTCTCCCTGTCGTACGGCTGCGGCGGCCACTCGGAGGCCGCCGTCATGCCGAAGCCGCCGCGGCCCGCGCCGCCGGTGCTGGACTCGATGGCGACGGACGAGTTCCCGCTGCGCCCGGCGCCCGACACCGGGTCGGTGCCGTCGGCGGACCTTCCGTCCGCCGATCTCGGGCACTCGTAG
- a CDS encoding MFS transporter, which yields MGHYGHVAPARSSADGSGPAKRAGRAVGRALHLPITGPARGIRRATHAHGAGESGLGRLIELHAINGAGDVMITVALASTVFFSVPTDEARGRVALYLAITMAPFTLLAPVIGPLLDRLPHGRRAAMACAMLTRALLALMMSGAVATGGLELYPAALGVLVASKAYGVVRSAVVPRLLPPKFSLVKANSRVTLAGLLATGAAAPVAAGLHTIGPPWPLYGACAIFVWGTFAAFQLPHKVDDAKGERRARLSTHEAHSKRPGLRTVSRPVLCGLLANAAMRCLSGFLIFFLAFLLREQPLAGQSAAVSLGIVGVAAGIGNAAGTAVGAWLRARAPEAIIASVLSVTLGVAILSAVFFSGLLVAVLAGTAGFCQALAKLSLDAMIQRDVPEAVRTSAFARSETLLQVAWVLGGAIGIALPLNGTLGMAVAAAVVAAGTAMALRGLLTSPRHQPTSPRPRVA from the coding sequence GTGGGGCACTATGGCCACGTGGCTCCCGCACGGTCGTCCGCAGACGGCTCGGGACCGGCCAAGCGGGCCGGCCGGGCGGTCGGGCGTGCCCTGCACCTCCCCATCACCGGTCCGGCGCGCGGAATCCGGCGCGCCACGCACGCCCACGGGGCCGGCGAGTCGGGACTGGGCCGTCTGATCGAACTGCACGCGATCAACGGCGCCGGAGACGTCATGATCACCGTCGCGCTCGCCTCGACGGTGTTCTTCTCGGTCCCCACCGACGAGGCACGCGGACGGGTGGCCCTCTACCTGGCGATCACCATGGCGCCCTTCACCCTGCTGGCCCCCGTGATCGGCCCCCTCCTCGACCGGCTCCCGCACGGCAGGCGGGCGGCGATGGCGTGCGCCATGCTGACGCGGGCCCTGCTGGCGCTGATGATGTCCGGCGCCGTCGCCACCGGCGGCCTGGAGCTGTACCCGGCGGCCCTGGGCGTCCTGGTCGCCTCCAAGGCGTACGGAGTCGTACGCAGCGCCGTCGTCCCGCGGCTCCTCCCGCCGAAGTTCTCACTCGTCAAGGCGAACTCCCGCGTCACGCTCGCGGGCCTGCTCGCCACCGGCGCGGCCGCACCCGTGGCCGCCGGACTGCACACGATCGGACCGCCCTGGCCGCTGTACGGGGCCTGCGCGATCTTCGTGTGGGGCACCTTCGCGGCGTTCCAGCTGCCGCACAAGGTCGACGACGCCAAGGGCGAGCGCCGCGCCCGGCTCTCCACCCACGAGGCCCACTCCAAGCGCCCCGGGCTGCGCACGGTCAGCCGCCCCGTCCTGTGCGGGCTGCTGGCGAACGCGGCGATGCGCTGCCTGTCCGGGTTCCTGATCTTCTTCCTGGCGTTCCTGCTGCGCGAGCAGCCGCTCGCCGGGCAGAGCGCGGCGGTGTCGCTGGGCATCGTCGGCGTCGCGGCGGGCATCGGCAACGCCGCCGGGACCGCGGTCGGCGCGTGGCTCCGCGCCCGCGCCCCGGAGGCGATCATCGCCTCGGTCCTCTCCGTCACCCTGGGCGTGGCGATCCTCTCGGCCGTCTTCTTCAGCGGCCTGCTCGTGGCCGTCCTGGCCGGCACGGCCGGCTTCTGCCAGGCCCTGGCGAAGCTCTCGCTCGACGCGATGATCCAGCGCGACGTCCCGGAAGCCGTCCGCACCTCGGCCTTCGCCCGCTCGGAGACCCTGCTCCAGGTGGCCTGGGTCCTGGGCGGCGCGATCGGCATCGCCCTCCCGCTGAACGGCACCCTGGGCATGGCGGTGGCCGCCGCCGTGGTGGCCGCCGGCACCGCGATGGCCCTCCGCGGCCTCCTGACGTCCCCCCGCCACCAGCCGACGTCCCCGCGGCCCCGGGTGGCGTAG
- a CDS encoding DUF2771 domain-containing protein: MTAPLFPGRARRSVAALGAVSAGLLLLSACGGDKPTPLATVTVGSSSVSAESEGECSPTGQDLTMDKVQNCLTDPKKAKTVEYGRGDTLRLGVEPEVVEDGKKWQAVLDGQPITEPSSNTYRSFQGADVFATGGQGEAPQSKLLGFVQVGEDGKPLSVWTFKLKLKK, from the coding sequence ATGACCGCACCGCTTTTCCCGGGTAGGGCCCGCCGCAGCGTCGCGGCCCTCGGAGCCGTGTCCGCCGGCCTCCTCCTCCTGTCCGCCTGTGGCGGCGACAAGCCGACCCCGCTCGCGACGGTGACCGTCGGCAGCTCGTCGGTGTCCGCCGAGTCCGAGGGCGAATGCAGCCCCACCGGCCAGGACCTCACCATGGACAAGGTCCAGAACTGCCTCACGGACCCCAAGAAGGCCAAGACCGTCGAGTACGGCCGCGGCGACACCCTGCGCCTGGGCGTCGAGCCCGAGGTCGTCGAGGACGGCAAGAAGTGGCAGGCCGTCCTCGACGGACAGCCGATCACCGAGCCCTCCTCGAACACCTACCGCAGCTTCCAGGGCGCCGACGTCTTCGCGACCGGCGGCCAGGGCGAGGCACCCCAGTCGAAGCTGCTGGGCTTCGTCCAGGTCGGCGAGGACGGCAAGCCCCTCTCCGTCTGGACCTTCAAGCTCAAGCTGAAGAAGTAG
- a CDS encoding futalosine hydrolase, translating to MRALIVTAVAAEADSVAAGLTPHPDPVTPEPRTLPGGYLITRRDLPGLAADVLVGGVGPAAAAAATATALALADYSLVISAGIGGGFAPAAPLGSLVVADALVAADLGAETPEGFLPVQELGFGRSVHLPPAELAARAAEATGALLAPVLTVSTVTGSAPRATELAARHPLAGAEAMEGFGVAEAAAAHGLPVLEVRAVSNAVGPRDRAAWRIGDALAALTAGFRALGPVLVNWGERHERHEHREHHEHR from the coding sequence GTGCGCGCGCTGATCGTGACCGCGGTGGCCGCGGAGGCCGACTCCGTGGCCGCCGGTCTCACCCCTCATCCGGACCCGGTCACGCCCGAACCGCGCACGCTCCCCGGGGGTTACCTCATCACCCGCCGGGACCTGCCCGGCCTCGCCGCCGACGTGCTCGTCGGCGGTGTCGGCCCGGCCGCCGCGGCGGCCGCCACGGCCACCGCGCTCGCGCTGGCCGACTACTCCCTCGTGATCTCCGCCGGCATCGGCGGCGGGTTCGCGCCCGCCGCCCCGCTCGGCTCGCTGGTGGTCGCCGACGCGCTCGTCGCCGCCGACCTGGGGGCCGAGACCCCCGAGGGATTCCTTCCGGTGCAGGAGCTGGGCTTCGGCCGCAGCGTGCACCTTCCGCCCGCCGAGCTCGCCGCCCGCGCCGCGGAGGCCACCGGCGCGCTCCTGGCGCCCGTCCTGACCGTGTCCACCGTCACCGGCAGCGCCCCCCGCGCCACCGAGCTCGCCGCCCGGCACCCGCTGGCGGGGGCCGAGGCGATGGAGGGCTTCGGGGTGGCGGAGGCCGCCGCCGCGCACGGGCTGCCCGTACTGGAGGTCCGCGCCGTGTCCAACGCGGTCGGGCCGCGCGACCGGGCCGCCTGGCGCATCGGCGACGCGCTCGCCGCCCTGACCGCCGGATTCCGCGCACTGGGACCCGTACTCGTCAACTGGGGAGAACGCCATGAGCGCCACGAGCACCGCGAACACCACGAACACCGCTGA